A DNA window from Bacillota bacterium contains the following coding sequences:
- a CDS encoding SpoIIE family protein phosphatase, protein MSIFVEVDYSNLPKAGEELCGDSVEVARTGNSVIVVMADGLGSGVKANILSTLTTKIAASMLKGGLELDEVVETLSHTLPVCQIRKLAYSTFSIVQVFNSGDAYLAEFDNPPAFFIRDGKVTGLATSARVIASRTVRECRFTVSNEDAIVLTSDGVVHAGVGGVLNLGWQWSNVAEYLEGLAGRHQDASSIARRLTRVCYHLYAGQPGDDATAVVLKVRYPRTLTVVVGPPRNREDDPRVARELMRETGKKAVCGGTTSLFIARELGRPLDVDIDSISPDLPPSGRIAGIDLVTEGIITLSRARNILEEAASSGITPRGNDGASALARMLLESDRVRFIVGRAINPAHQNPRLPVSLSLKMQVVSDITRMLERRGKHVETVYF, encoded by the coding sequence ATGAGCATATTCGTCGAAGTGGATTACTCCAACCTTCCCAAGGCAGGCGAGGAGCTCTGCGGCGATAGCGTTGAGGTAGCGCGCACCGGGAACTCGGTCATCGTGGTCATGGCCGACGGCCTGGGGAGCGGCGTTAAGGCCAATATCCTGTCAACCCTGACCACGAAGATAGCGGCCTCGATGTTGAAGGGTGGCCTGGAACTTGATGAGGTTGTCGAGACGCTCAGCCACACGCTGCCGGTCTGCCAGATCAGGAAGCTTGCGTATTCAACCTTCAGCATCGTCCAGGTTTTCAATTCCGGCGATGCCTACCTGGCGGAATTCGACAACCCGCCGGCATTTTTCATAAGGGACGGCAAGGTGACGGGTCTGGCCACGAGCGCCCGCGTGATAGCCAGTAGGACGGTGAGGGAGTGCAGGTTTACAGTTTCGAACGAGGATGCCATTGTCCTTACGAGTGATGGGGTGGTACATGCTGGAGTCGGGGGGGTGCTCAACTTGGGGTGGCAGTGGTCAAATGTCGCTGAATACCTGGAAGGTCTTGCGGGAAGGCACCAGGATGCGTCGTCCATCGCCCGGCGCCTGACGCGGGTGTGTTATCATCTCTATGCCGGCCAGCCGGGTGATGATGCAACCGCCGTCGTCCTCAAAGTGCGCTATCCACGGACGCTGACCGTCGTGGTCGGCCCGCCCCGGAACCGCGAGGATGATCCCAGGGTGGCGAGGGAACTGATGAGGGAGACAGGCAAGAAGGCTGTATGCGGCGGGACGACGAGCCTTTTCATCGCCAGGGAACTGGGGAGGCCTCTTGATGTGGATATTGATTCGATATCACCGGACCTTCCGCCGTCAGGGCGTATAGCAGGGATTGATCTCGTGACCGAGGGGATTATCACGCTGTCCCGTGCGCGGAATATCCTCGAGGAGGCAGCGAGCTCGGGCATCACGCCGCGCGGGAATGATGGAGCCAGTGCGCTTGCCAGGATGTTGCTAGAGAGCGATAGGGTAAGGTTCATTGTAGGGAGGGCCATAAATCCGGCGCACCAGAATCCCAGGCTTCCAGTGAGCCTGTCTCTGAAGATGCAAGTCGTCTCGGATATCACCAGGATGCTCGAGCGCCGCGGTAAGCATGTTGAAACAGTTTATTTTTAG